A segment of the Leptolyngbya sp. NIES-3755 genome:
GCGCGATCGAGATACTTTCCTCAGTTCCTTTACGAGTTTGTCCCGGTTTGAACACGAGTTCGGGTGGCGGATTTAGATTATCAACCTCTTTCAATCGAGGAATCTCACCGCGTAAAGCCGCGACATCTGCGACTGAAGCGACATACCAACGATTGTTTTGTCCTAAGCAAATGAGATAAGGGAACTGACCCGAACCCGGAATTTTCGATACAAGAACGGCAGGGATGACTGAAGATCCGTCGCCTTTGAGTGTCAAAACTGTTCCTGCAACGGCGAATTGAAGCGCGATCGCTCGTTCTCCCGCTTGCATTTCATCGGCTTGATGTTGCAGAGTTTTGAGCAATCGTTTCTCTTCTTTAAGTCGTTCCTGGAGCTTTTCGTATTGTGCTAACAGTTTCCAATCGACTTCAGAAACGATCGATTCGAGTTGCTTCAGTTCATGTTTACAGCGTTCGAGTTCTTGCTGTTGCGGCTTTAAATAAAGTGTAGAAAGGTATTGCCCAAAACTGCGTTCGATCAAGGCGCGAACTTCTTCGATCGAATGAGTTTGCAGCAAGTTCAACACCATGCCGTAACTGGGTGTAAATTGACTCACCAACGGATCGGCTCCAGAAGTTGCCAAATACGCGGCTTCTTTCGATCCCTCAAACGGGGTTTGAACTGTGACCACATAACCGCGATCGTCCATTCCGCGTCGTCCTGCCCGTCCCGACATTTGCAGAAATTCAGACGGATTGAGCAAGCGATGTCCCGCATCTGTCCGCTTAGACAGGCTTGAAACGATCGTGGTTCGAGCAGGCATATTGATCCCGGCTGCCAGCGTTTCAGTCGCGAATACGACTTTGATTAAACCGTCTTGGAACAGTTCTTCGACCAAGCCTTTCCAGGCAGGCAGAATTCCCGCGTGATGGGCTGCAATGCCGCGATATAGAGGTTCGACTTGTCCGGCACGTCCAGCTTCAGGATTACGATCGAGAAACGCATCAATCCGCTCTTTCAGTCGTGCCGTTTCTGCTTCATTCACCAGCGTCAAATTCGCCAATTCGGTCACTGCTTTATCACAGCCGCGCCGACTGAAAATAAAGTAAATCGCGGGCAACATATCTTTTGCTGCCAGTTGGCTCACCACGAATGGCAGGCTTGGACACGCCGGACGAGGTGCGCCCCGCTGATTGGCTCCTCTTGGACGGTACTCGCTGCGTTTTGGCTTGAGACGGGGACTCAATCGCTTGCCTGTCTCATCCAATAGCGGAAAGAGTCCCTTCGTATTACAGAACGAGAACTGAAGCGGAACCGGGCGAAAATCTGAATAAATTAGCTCAGTCGGTCCATGAACTTGGGCGATCCAATCTGTCAGTTGGTCACTATTTGCCACCGTTGCCGAGAGTGCCACCAGTTGAACTTCTGAAGGGCAGTAAATGATCGACTCTTCCCAAACCGTGCCGCGTTGTCGATCGTTCATGTAGTGACATTCATCCAGCACCACCGCTTCGACCCCAATCAAAGATGTGCCCACTTCCCCGATCGGCGTTCCATACAGCATGTTTCGGAAGATCTCGGTCGTCATCACCAGAATCGGAGCGTCCCGGTTAATCGAAGCATCTCCGGTGAGTAGCCCGACATTCTCGGCTCCAAACTGATCTCGAAAATCGCGCAACTTCTGGTTTGACAGAGCTTTCAGCGGCGTAGTGTAGAAAACTCGACGATTGGCAGCCAGCGCTCGATGGATCGCATATTCTCCGATCAGCGTTTTACCTGAACCCGTAGGAGCACAGACCACGACAGATTTTCCTGCTTCCAGTGCCGCGATCGCTTGCAATTGAAATTCATCCAATTCAAACGGGTAAAGCTGAGCAAGATCGACTCTGGT
Coding sequences within it:
- a CDS encoding DSH-like protein (similar to AA sequence:cyanobase_aa:LBDG_58050), coding for MVNISSTRVDLAQLYPFELDEFQLQAIAALEAGKSVVVCAPTGSGKTLIGEYAIHRALAANRRVFYTTPLKALSNQKLRDFRDQFGAENVGLLTGDASINRDAPILVMTTEIFRNMLYGTPIGEVGTSLIGVEAVVLDECHYMNDRQRGTVWEESIIYCPSEVQLVALSATVANSDQLTDWIAQVHGPTELIYSDFRPVPLQFSFCNTKGLFPLLDETGKRLSPRLKPKRSEYRPRGANQRGAPRPACPSLPFVVSQLAAKDMLPAIYFIFSRRGCDKAVTELANLTLVNEAETARLKERIDAFLDRNPEAGRAGQVEPLYRGIAAHHAGILPAWKGLVEELFQDGLIKVVFATETLAAGINMPARTTIVSSLSKRTDAGHRLLNPSEFLQMSGRAGRRGMDDRGYVVTVQTPFEGSKEAAYLATSGADPLVSQFTPSYGMVLNLLQTHSIEEVRALIERSFGQYLSTLYLKPQQQELERCKHELKQLESIVSEVDWKLLAQYEKLQERLKEEKRLLKTLQHQADEMQAGERAIALQFAVAGTVLTLKGDGSSVIPAVLVSKIPGSGQFPYLICLGQNNRWYVASVADVAALRGEIPRLKEVDNLNPPPELVFKPGQTRKGTEESISIAQLIPDPPGLPDEAPEVYAQHQRMNAVQAQMEAHPVHAWGNRPQTMKRQRRIETLREEINDRQAKLDEKTQRHWDEFVALIEILRRFGCLDDLTPTVLGQATAAIRGDNELWLGLALMSGELDHLDPHHFAAACAALVTEVSRPDTWTRYDVSDAVLEALSELRSIRRQLFQLQRRYQVAFPVWLEDEMVGLVEQWALGVDWVELCRNTSLDEGDVVRILRRTVDLLSQIPHTPNLSQTIRTNAIRAIQLLDRFPVNEAVE